A region from the Aegilops tauschii subsp. strangulata cultivar AL8/78 chromosome 5, Aet v6.0, whole genome shotgun sequence genome encodes:
- the LOC109749802 gene encoding cysteine proteinase inhibitor-like — protein sequence MWRHRVLGSVALLLLLLTLVQPFTLNQIAEDAPPPLGGIEDPPGPEKVHGGIEDWPGAENDLGVVDLAHFAISEHNSNTNAVLEFRKVVKVKQQVVAGWMYYITIQVSEGWGKQLYEAKVWKKPWPDSNPRQLVEFKPAEDKLCSLLRNMPAFLPGLNRAGCIEYK from the exons ATGTGGAGACATCGAGTTCTAGGATCGGTGGCCCTGCTCTTGTTGCTACTCACCCTCGTCCAACCGTTTACTCTGAACCAGATCGCGGAAGACGCGCCGCCACCGCTCGGAGGCATCGAGGATCCGCCGGGGCCAGAGAAGGTGCACGGAGGCATCGAGGACTGGCCGGGGGCAGAGAACGACCTCGGCGTCGTCGACCTCGCCCACTTCGCCATCTCCGAGCACAACAGCAACACC AATGCTGTGCTGGAGTTCCGGAAAGTGGTGAAGGTGAAGCAGCAAGTTGTTGCAGGCTGGATGTATTACATTACAATTCAGGTCAGTGAAGGCTGGGGAAAGCAGCTATATGAAGCCAAGGTGTGGAAGAAGCCGTGGCCGGATTCCAATCCCAGGCAGCTCGTGGAGTTCAAGCCGGCAGAGGATAAACTCTGTTCCTTGTTGCGTAACATGCCTGCTTTTCTGCCGGGGTTGAATCGTGCAGGCTGTATTGAATATAAATAA